ATGAAAATTCAGTACCAAcaaccaaaagaaaaagaaaaaagaaaaaagcgaAGAGCTCTGTAGCTTAGTCTTCAACGTGTAACGTGCCTTAACATAGAAGATAATCAAATAGAAGAGAACAATAAGCATAATCACTGAAGTATATATTTATATTAGATTGAGTCCCACAATCATTATTTTACTATTAGTTTACATTCTTCATTTTCTGTTCAACTCAAATTCCAATTAACACTTCTTTTTCGTGGTAAATTACATTACTAACTGGTTGCTGGAGTGTGTTATTTGTACTCATTCTTGCTTCTTGCTCACACAGACACCCTCTACTATTGGATGAGACATAATATGGGACTCATTTGACATAATCATTTACTTAGCTTGATAAACGAGTCAAAATGAGTACACAAAAATATTTCTTACTTAAAAGAAGTTCACACCTTGGATTGAACTCCACAAACCAAATTAGCTGGGACAGCAACATCGATCATTTTTGGATATGAAAGGTTAAGATCTGTTGCACACAATCAAATATAACCATGTAAAAGTTAACTTTGATGTTTTATTTATAATAAGTAGAACCTTATAGTTTGAGGTGACCTAATTTTCAATTATATTTCTAtcgtttaaaaaatttttaatcatatgcttattttgaaaaagaattaatcAAGACCTACTACAGCAATTTATTATTATGATAAGACTTTAAGAGTTTAGTTAGCACTTACTTGCCATGATGTTCTTGAAAGTTTCCTGGAAAAGAGGCATAAACAATGTCAATAGTAAGAAGTACTACATATCTTGGGGCTAACCAGCAGTATTATTATAAATGAAATTTCCAAGTTGATAACCTTTTTAGTTAGATATAAATCAAAATTCTGTCATCACAatatgaaaattatatttttcttgaTCCTAGATCAAAACAAAAGGATTTGCTCATGTTTCATGATCAACAAAACAGCATCTCGTAGTAGATAGTTCAATGAATGGTAAGCAAACACGATAATATAAGACCATTACTCTCTTATCTACTAATCAGAGAAGAAGCAATTTAATGTTCTTTATATTATATTTGAAAAAATGTGAACTATATATTTTATAAACAACTTGTTCATGAATATAGACCATGTTTCAAAGAATCCTCGATTACATTTTCAAGAGCTCAGCTTCCCGGACAAAAGTTATTTATCACAGAATATTAGCTTTGCTGTAAATTGGATGTCAGTCAAAGCATTCAAATAGTAGATCCGACCCTCTAAAATGAGGAGGTTGGTAAAGTTAGAAAGTGAAGTTCCAATTACCCTTGAATCAGGGTATTGGGACTCACTGACCCGCACATGATTTAAATTTATAATCCAATGGTGATTCTTACTTTCCATATTCCATGCTTCGAGGATCTCTCTTTTGCTCAAATCACAATCACATGTAAATCTCTTATTAGAGTCTCTAAAAGAGTGTCTTCACACATTTCACAACTATATGTTCGGTTAGTGGATTGAGATTATAAAATATGAACATTTTCAAGCATTACCTCATCCTTTGTTAGCCGTGGATTGTACTGCATCTCCTCTCCAACAGTGCTTACCTGAAATCAGTAACTTGTAAGCAACTCTCTAATAATAGGTTTGGCAAGCAAAAACCTAAAAACTTTCCATACACTGAATCCTTTGTAGTCATGAGCTGGGTAGATAAATGTATCCTTGGGCAGTGTAAAAATCTGTTCCCAAAAAATATGCGAGTGAGTCATAATTATACCGAACTTTTGGAACAAGAAATATATTATCTCTCTTAGTTCTTGGTCTACTTGTCTGAGTTTATGCTTAACATAATGCATAATCATCTTAAAGTCATGCCTGTGAATATACTGATTTGTAAAGCTGCTCCGAACTCCCACCCTGCATAACAATTACAGAATCAGATACAATTGACTACATATAGTTCATTGCTTCAAGATAATATGGTAAGAATCACCAGCCCTGTATCAGTCTATAGGAAAATGCAAACTTATCCATTGTTCTTCGTTCATATAACTCTGAAGGCCTTTGAGAAGCAGAAACAAAAGGAAATGGAAATACAGTATTATATACCTGAAAGTCAGTCCTTCCACATCCACGTATTAATAGGGCATCTCCAGTGAATGCCATCCTAGGTTGAGGTTGATCAGAAGCATCTCCTGTAACATAGGTAACGCAACCCAAGGTATGACCAGGAGTAGCTCGAACCTACAGAGAGCAATGCCATAAAATGTATTACAGAGTAGCTCATACAATAAATCATAAGACAAGTACGATATCAACACCCttgcaaaagaagaaaaataaatccacTTGACCaaaaaaatgaaaaggaaaagaaTAGGCGACAGtcaacaaaagaaaagtgagttatGGCTTGACCTCTTTTTTTATCCCAAGTGTACAAGGAGGCAAAACTAGTAAGAGAATTCTTCATTTCATCCTTGATAAAAATAACATTGAGTCATTATGGATTGGCCTCCTTTGTTTCTCAACAAAGTTTTCAGCCTTAAATGCCATCTTTTCAAAGCGATCATAATTTAGTATATATGATTAAGCTGCAACTCATGTCTTTTAAAAAAAAGACCTGCAACTAATGTCTAATGACATATCTATCATTTATCTATACGCCTAACTAGTTCTTAAGTAGCCGTATTTTAACTGATGTTGTTTTAATAACTAGAGGCCGCATCTAATTCTATTTAACACTTCCAAATATTTTATGGATCCAATTTTCAAATTTATCAAAGACTACAAAAGCAATCTCAAACCTAATGAAATGTAATGTATTATTGATAATTCGTGTCATTAGGAAACCCGAGACACAAAACTCAATTTATAGCACTCTAAATACTGGGCATTGCAGAACAAAATAGCTGCAACATCAAACTAGCCCTGCAGCTGCAGCCTTACCCATAGTTACTGAAATCCTGGTCCAGGAACAAGTATGCAGCTCATTGCATCACATAACTTGCTACTTTTTatgattaattataattaaaagtaTTCCCTTAGAGATAATCCAGCAGAGAGTATGCAATACAAAGGTAGAAAAAGAGAATCAAGGTCACTATGGACTCACCTCCAAAAAAAGATCACCAAAATGGACTTTATCACCTGGTTCCACAAAAAGATCAGCCGTTGCACCACTTGCTTTCGAAATAATAGATTTTACACCCGGAACTTTGCTCTATTCAAAATAAGTACACAACAAAACAcatataaaacaaattaaatgaacatAACAATAATTCAACAGCTGCCCACCTTGATAAGGCCAGTCCCAGTGACATGATCAGCATGTACATGAGTGTTCATGGCATACACAAGCTTCAATCCCAGCTCTTGAATAAGGGATAAGTCTCTATCCACTGTTCTATCTACAGGGTCTATCAactaaatttgttttaaaaaaaaaaaagaattcatcATTGATCAATTCAACATAACAGAATAAACCATTATGCAATCCCTCAAACACTTGGCACGCATATCGAAAGAGACCCcactttcaaaatcaaatttttattcaGAATAAGGAGACCCCACTTTTTTCTTGAAAAGCTTGACCTTCATAGAATCTCTCAGACAATTCCAGcagtaaaaaaaagaaagaaaaagaaaacaaaaagttggAAACTTACAAGCGCTGGTTTATCGGGGTGTGATGCATCAGCAAGAAGGTACGTGTATGTAGACGATTCCTTCTCGAAAAGCTGGCGAAACAAGAGctttgaggaggaagaggaagaagaagaagagaaagaagtcaTTTGTGATCGAAGTGCGAAGGTAGTTCTTTTGGGAATTGATgttgaaagagaaagagaggtaAGAGGAAAGGTTGAAGCTTTGGATGCAAATAGAGAAACTCTAACGATATGATGAAAACGAAGCATCTTTGGGTAACTTAAATAGTTGGCAAGTGTTGACGAATgacgaggagagagagagaggaaacaATGGAGAATGAATATGATGATATTGTTGTTGGATGATGATAAATTGATAATGCTAAAGTAGTTGTTGGCGTTgtgaatgataaaaataaaattaataatttaataataagaaaataataaaggaaTTATTGGGGACGATGGATTCTAATTTCGATCAAATTGGGCATAGGAAAGGTCGCAAATGGGAGTGTAAGGAATTGGCGAAGGACGACGAAGGTTTGTCACTATTTAGTattgcttttgtattttgtttctgGGTGGCAGATACAGTGGACCACTCCGTCTGTGCAAGCAATTTAtggtactcttttttttttttgttgctcaatccttcaaccCCACAGGTCAAGAACTAATCTGTCGCAAATCGGAGTTCCAATTAGGGGTCTGCCGctgccaatgggttgctgcatgcacaaggcgggatttgaacccccgacacttgcttaagcggacgagtgagctgaccacttgaCCAACCCAAATTGGTTATTTATGGTACTCTTTTAGGAACTcctagaattaaaaaaaataatgttgTATTTATGAAATTTATTAATGCTGACAAAAGTATctactaaaaaaaaattaatgttatacCTATCAACGAGGAGTGTTAGAGagcaaattttgtgatttgtaaccattaattagctattatttgtgtttttaatggtgtgagatttcatccaatggtgtgaaattactcatttttcttttactaGTTTAAATActggtcaaattttaataaaaatgttagaCCCCTAAACTTTCTCCCCTCAACCATGGATTTCAAACGACAAAGGTATCTAAACTCTAATTTTGtatgactttttaataaaattttcaaattatcccACCATTTATCTTCAAATTCACTTCTATTTCCTCTCTCTTTTCTCATATTCCAAATTTTCATAACAATTATCATCCAAATATTCCTATCACCTCTGGAATTCTACCTTCTATTGTTTCTCCTGTTTCTGTAATCTACGCTTTCTACCATTATCGTTTTGTGAGAGTGACGAAAATTCTATGCTTAAACCTATCTTCTCTTTTAAACGTAAAATTCTATGTGGTAGAGTGTCACAACATATTTAAATTTTTGGTTTGCGTAATCTCGCGTTTATGCTCATTTGCAATTTTCGAGGAAGGTTTTCATAAAAATCGAGTTCCGTTAACCCGATTACAAGCTTGATATTATTAATAACAGTGTTAATGTAACTTCAAGTTGGTAACACTCAATGTTTCGGTATGAGCATGTCATACTGAAAATTAGGTTGTTACAGGAAGCAGTTTGAAAAAGAAGCTGTCTGGCAGCTCGCGCAAACGACATTTCCTCACATGAACAAAAATTTCGCATGCGCGAGCTTTTCTCACGTATGCGAGGTTGGATCACATGTCTTGATTATTGAAGCATGTGTATTTATGATTTGGGCTTCCCAAGACTCCCAACAGTTGCGAGATGATATTTTGAAGCCAAATTTTGGAGAAGGAAACTACACTacaatacatatatttattttttttcttttttttttagggtttggacCTTGAATTCTAAAGAGCTTTTCTAtctagaatttaattttttttatgaatttatctCTTATTTTTAGGTTTTAGTTTGTTTAATTATAGTTCTTTGtttataatttcttattttgctactCTAGTTTCTTAAAATTTATTGTTACTTCCTTTAGTTTGCTATTTTAGTCTATGAATCCTAGTTGAATTctcaattttctttaataaatttgatattttatactttatttttacTTACTTGAGTTgttattaatttcttgcattgggtagttataatttttactattcttgcaatttatgaagtTTTATTTAtatgcacactaagtgtttgatgaaatgtctcaCTTAGTTATAGAGTAgattttacattcttagcttgagtTAAGAAATTGGATGACaatgagtcattaatacccaagttgattgataatttaaaaatattaattaactttgtttccactaacgctaatcttttactaattcaattagtaagttagttagAACTTGTGGATTAGGGtttgtaagaaccgcaactaatcaatCGGTTAATTAAGTGATCATATTGCTCAAATTAGATTacgaaaagttagagtgagaaattgaggatttaaatgtgatttttggactcagtgggtttttctgagttagaaaatgtattttctgcgaaaaaccgtaaaaaaccgcAAACCCGCAGTTGAATcgattgaaccggttcaagtctacccggtaccgcacgagaaaaagtgaaaaccgtcaaaaaccttagaaaaatattagaaatggaaaaccggacgttaattttaaaagtttggcccaaagttgagCTAAACGGGCTAAAAACCTAACGGGTTAGACCGGGTCTAAGTTGGAcacaagcccaacatatataaatccTCATTAATGAATCCAAACAGCCATAACACACTCAAACACACTTTCATGCTGAAaagaaaagagggagaggagaagagatagaacactattcacttcaatcttctcaagctcatatcttgagctgcagagctccgatcgccgcatcgtttgcggctacgcgttccttgtgaagagctctacaaaactcatataAGAAACTAGTAAGGAAAGCTCAAAATTCTCTCAGTTCTTCTCAAAATTTTGGGTATTTAGGGCTTTTGATTAAGTAAGtatttgtgattttggatgtttaagtTCACTCTAATCCTTACTTAGCGTTGGATTTTGGCTATCAAAACTGTTGAAAAAGGTAAGAGGTATTAAACTCTTGTGAATTTTTATTTATGataaaccctaggttgatttgtgatgatttatatgtatatagtttgattaatgtgagtttgggagctattggaacttgttggagcttattggtgattgttggtggcttggattgtgttggaaagcttaGCTTGTGCTCAATTTTAGATTTTGGTACATATagggaatcgaccaaggtatggtttcggtttcctctatgtaatatataatatttatggacacttaggctagtgacctataggatagggttggaaatttatatgttgttgatgattgtttgggttGATGATGTATAATGAATTGATGCTGTTGTGATGATTGAATGATGAAGTTGAGATATGATGGATTTGGATGAATGAATATTGTTGATTATTAATATGAATCATGGTTGagttgatgatgaaaattgatagTAATATAATGTTGATTGGTgaatatgtgatatatgtgatatTGAGGTTGAGAATAATATGTGAAAGAAAATGTGGAAAGAATAGTGCAAAGTGTTATAAAGTGTACGTTTTGATGAGAAATGGAGTTTTGGAATGGTTCTATTTTGGCATCGGTTGGTTTGAGTTGTGAGAATAAGTAATTTGGTAAATTGTGAACTTGGTAAAGGTTGGTTTTTGGTGAATTTTattcgatcataacttttgcctcaattttcaaaattgattgaaatttcttgaaattaaagcttattgaaaacccttcaatttgatataaagtttgtaaattttgggtttttatagaggaagttatgatcattcaaagttagtgttaaaaatatgaaattctgcAAAATTgctgaattttgtgatttctggtatgtgcgcacgcaccgccttgtgcgcatgcacaatgCTGCAAAAATtttaacctgtgcgcacgc
The DNA window shown above is from Arachis ipaensis cultivar K30076 chromosome B08, Araip1.1, whole genome shotgun sequence and carries:
- the LOC107613512 gene encoding persulfide dioxygenase ETHE1 homolog, mitochondrial isoform X2, which produces MLRFHHIVRVSLFASKASTFPLTSLSLSTSIPKRTTFALRSQMTSFSSSSSSSSSKLLFRQLFEKESSTYTYLLADASHPDKPALLIDPVDRTVDRDLSLIQELGLKLVYAMNTHVHADHVTGTGLIKSKVPGVKSIISKASGATADLFVEPGDKVHFGDLFLEVRATPGHTLGCVTYVTGDASDQPQPRMAFTGDALLIRGCGRTDFQGGSSEQLYKSVYSQIFTLPKDTFIYPAHDYKGFSVSTVGEEMQYNPRLTKDEETFKNIMANLNLSYPKMIDVAVPANLVCGVQSKRVSV
- the LOC107613512 gene encoding persulfide dioxygenase ETHE1 homolog, mitochondrial isoform X3 → MLRFHHIVRVSLFASKASTFPLTSLSLSTSIPKRTTFALRSQMTSFSSSSSSSSSKLLFRQLFEKESSTYTYLLADASHPDKPALLIDPVDRTVDRDLSLIQELGLKLVYAMNTHVHADHVTGTGLIKSKVPGVKSIISKASGATADLFVEPGDKVHFGDLFLEVRATPGHTLGCVTYVTGDASDQPQPRMAFTGDALLIRGCGRTDFQGGSSEQLYKSVYSQIFTLPKDTFIYPAHDYKGFSVSTVGEEMQYNPRLTKDEETFKNIMANLNLSYPKMIDVAVPANLVCGVQSK
- the LOC107613512 gene encoding persulfide dioxygenase ETHE1 homolog, mitochondrial isoform X1; amino-acid sequence: MLRFHHIVRVSLFASKASTFPLTSLSLSTSIPKRTTFALRSQMTSFSSSSSSSSSKLLFRQLFEKESSTYTYLLADASHPDKPALLIDPVDRTVDRDLSLIQELGLKLVYAMNTHVHADHVTGTGLIKSKVPGVKSIISKASGATADLFVEPGDKVHFGDLFLEVRATPGHTLGCVTYVTGDASDQPQPRMAFTGDALLIRGCGRTDFQGGSSEQLYKSVYSQIFTLPKDTFIYPAHDYKGFSVSTVGEEMQYNPRLTKDEETFKNIMANLNLSYPKMIDVAVPANLVCGVQSKVIMNS
- the LOC107613512 gene encoding persulfide dioxygenase ETHE1 homolog, mitochondrial isoform X4 — its product is MLRFHHIVRVSLFASKASTFPLTSLSLSTSIPKRTTFALRSQMTSFSSSSSSSSSKLLFRQLFEKESSTYTYLLADASHPDKPALLIDPVDRTVDRDLSLIQELGLKLVYAMNTHVHADHVTGTGLIKSKVPGVKSIISKASGATADLFVEPGDKVHFGDLFLEVRATPGHTLGCVTYVTGDASDQPQPRMAFTGDALLIRGCGRTDFQGGSSEQLYKSVYSQIFTLPKDTFIYPAHDYKGFSVSTVGEEMQYNPRLTKDERDPRSMEYGK